One segment of Mycolicibacterium neworleansense DNA contains the following:
- a CDS encoding LLM class flavin-dependent oxidoreductase: MSEWFLFLPQVRLDVGDVVERARVAEASGFDGIAFIDHLEAPGATHQNIWEAMTVATWVAARTERLRIGHLVLCDAFRHPAVLAKQAVTLSEASGGRFELGLGSGSWPQEFERFGIETGDAAARVRTLGENLQGLQQYWGGDDERAQTPRPSHPIPLVLGGTGKRMMELVRAHADWWNIPSHQLDRLPALLPTVGSARVSLQQMVGFVGRGSDRAVVTERSARLFGHLGDGLVCGDAGELTAHFAGLSAQGVERFYVWFADFAAPQTISEFAETVINA; this comes from the coding sequence TTGAGCGAGTGGTTTCTGTTCTTACCGCAGGTGCGGCTGGACGTCGGCGACGTCGTTGAGCGTGCCCGGGTCGCCGAGGCCAGTGGATTCGACGGCATCGCGTTCATCGATCATCTGGAGGCTCCGGGTGCGACCCACCAAAACATCTGGGAGGCAATGACTGTCGCCACGTGGGTGGCAGCGCGCACCGAGCGGCTGCGGATCGGTCATCTGGTGCTGTGCGACGCGTTCCGCCATCCGGCGGTGCTGGCCAAGCAGGCTGTCACGTTGTCGGAGGCCAGCGGGGGCCGGTTCGAACTCGGGCTGGGCTCGGGTTCCTGGCCGCAGGAGTTCGAACGATTCGGCATCGAGACCGGCGACGCCGCAGCGCGGGTCCGCACGCTCGGGGAGAACCTGCAAGGCCTGCAGCAGTATTGGGGTGGTGACGACGAACGAGCGCAGACTCCGCGACCGTCACACCCGATCCCACTGGTACTGGGCGGAACCGGCAAACGCATGATGGAACTGGTACGTGCGCATGCGGATTGGTGGAACATTCCGTCGCACCAGCTGGATCGGCTGCCCGCATTGCTGCCCACGGTGGGGTCGGCCCGGGTTTCCCTGCAGCAGATGGTCGGCTTCGTGGGTCGCGGCTCCGACCGAGCGGTGGTGACCGAACGCAGCGCCCGGTTGTTCGGGCACCTCGGCGACGGGTTGGTGTGCGGCGACGCCGGGGAACTCACCGCCCACTTCGCCGGGCTGTCGGCCCAGGGCGTCGAACGCTTCTATGTATGGTTCGCCGATTTCGCGGCGCCCCAGACTATTTCAGAATTCGCCGAGACAGTCATCAACGCGTGA
- a CDS encoding TetR/AcrR family transcriptional regulator — MARPAERPSDGARAEAQADRARRFMKSALAILGETGRTDFTVLEVVERSKTSLRSFYQHFSTKDELLLALIDKIMAESTQRWRADTDGLAGPEALRLLIERITTPASSSTQDSINRGLTFYNDHLAESLPREYARVLTPLHELIQDILRRGMDTGSFGSDVDVESTAALIMQSVLGAMRLRSLGVELNGSPIDGKHIYEFCARGLLTPQSST; from the coding sequence ATGGCTAGGCCGGCCGAACGACCGTCCGACGGGGCACGCGCCGAGGCGCAGGCGGACCGGGCCCGCCGCTTCATGAAATCGGCGCTCGCCATCCTCGGCGAGACCGGACGCACCGACTTCACCGTGCTGGAGGTGGTGGAGCGCTCCAAGACCTCACTGAGGTCGTTCTACCAGCACTTTTCCACTAAGGACGAGCTGCTGCTGGCCCTCATCGACAAGATCATGGCCGAGTCCACACAGCGCTGGCGCGCCGACACCGACGGGCTGGCCGGACCCGAGGCGCTGCGGTTGCTCATCGAGCGCATCACCACACCGGCCTCGTCTAGCACCCAGGACAGCATCAACCGTGGCCTGACCTTCTACAACGACCACCTCGCCGAGTCACTGCCCCGCGAATACGCGCGGGTGCTGACACCATTGCACGAGCTCATCCAGGACATTCTGCGGCGGGGCATGGACACCGGCTCTTTTGGGTCGGACGTCGACGTCGAGAGCACCGCGGCGCTGATCATGCAGTCGGTACTGGGGGCGATGCGCCTGCGTTCCCTCGGCGTGGAACTCAATGGATCGCCGATCGACGGCAAGCACATCTACGAGTTCTGCGCGCGCGGCCTGTTGACGCCGCAATCTTCCACTTGA
- a CDS encoding amidohydrolase family protein, with the protein MPSRELPYPVFDADNHFYEPQEALTKFLPEHRKGVIDYIDVHGRTKIVVRNQISDYIPNPTFEVVARPGAQEEYFRHGSGGKSYREVMGKPMKAIPAFRNPEARLEVLDSLGLDYTIMFPTLASLVEERLKDDPDLILDIIHALNEWMYETWQFNYADRIFSTPVINLGVVDRALEELEWCLERGAKTVLVRPAPVPGYRGSRSLGFPEFDPFWDACVKAGIPVCMHASDSGYAQYLNDWEPADEFLPFKPTSFRMVAMGKRPIEDTMAALVCHGALTRNPDLRILSVENGASWVPYLFYQFKDVYSKMPQEFPEDPIEAFKRCVYVAPFWEDDFKQMADLCGIDRVIFGSDWPHPEGLADPINLVEDLQAHGLDEEGVRKVMGGNLVDLFKVENKKVYRPDVPALVLN; encoded by the coding sequence ATGCCGTCACGCGAGCTTCCCTATCCGGTGTTCGACGCCGACAACCACTTCTATGAGCCCCAAGAAGCGCTCACCAAGTTCCTCCCGGAGCACCGCAAAGGCGTCATCGACTACATCGACGTGCACGGCCGCACCAAGATCGTGGTGCGCAACCAGATCAGCGACTACATCCCCAACCCCACGTTCGAGGTCGTCGCCCGGCCGGGCGCCCAAGAGGAGTACTTCCGGCACGGCAGCGGCGGCAAGAGCTACCGCGAGGTGATGGGCAAGCCCATGAAGGCGATCCCCGCATTCCGCAATCCCGAAGCGCGCCTTGAGGTTCTGGACAGCCTCGGCCTGGATTACACGATCATGTTCCCGACATTGGCCAGCCTGGTCGAGGAACGCCTCAAGGATGATCCCGACCTGATCCTCGACATCATCCACGCGCTCAACGAGTGGATGTACGAGACGTGGCAGTTCAACTATGCCGACCGCATCTTCTCCACCCCCGTCATCAATCTCGGTGTCGTCGACCGCGCCCTCGAAGAACTCGAATGGTGCCTGGAACGCGGGGCCAAGACCGTGCTGGTCCGCCCGGCGCCGGTGCCCGGCTACCGCGGCAGCCGCTCACTCGGATTCCCCGAGTTCGACCCGTTCTGGGACGCCTGCGTGAAAGCCGGTATCCCGGTCTGCATGCACGCCTCGGACAGCGGTTATGCCCAGTACCTCAACGACTGGGAGCCGGCCGACGAGTTCCTGCCGTTCAAGCCGACATCCTTCCGGATGGTCGCGATGGGTAAGCGGCCGATCGAAGACACCATGGCCGCACTGGTCTGTCACGGCGCGCTGACCCGCAACCCGGACCTGCGCATCCTGTCGGTGGAGAACGGCGCCTCGTGGGTGCCCTACCTGTTCTACCAATTCAAGGACGTCTATTCGAAGATGCCGCAAGAGTTCCCAGAGGATCCCATCGAGGCGTTCAAGCGCTGCGTGTACGTCGCCCCGTTCTGGGAGGACGACTTCAAGCAGATGGCGGATCTGTGCGGCATCGATCGCGTGATCTTCGGATCCGACTGGCCGCATCCCGAGGGCCTGGCCGATCCGATCAACCTGGTCGAGGACCTGCAGGCACACGGCCTCGACGAGGAAGGTGTCCGAAAGGTGATGGGCGGCAACCTGGTCGACCTTTTCAAGGTCGAGAACAAGAAGGTGTACCGGCCCGATGTGCCGGCGCTTGTCCTGAACTGA
- a CDS encoding acyl-CoA dehydrogenase family protein, protein MTDVANPEQMLFASTAQAFLEKEVPLTRVRQLHAEGIAFDSRWWGRAAELGWASLLVPEELGGGSPSGDGVTDLALLAEQAGRTVAPGPLHPVSIVLAGLVEAPGGHEELIEALVSGETVASWAVYEPTRPFGALQSAGGVATTATRTGSGYRIDGVKDRVEAGDQSGAVLVVAVCDGQIRQFVVPVDAAGVTVTPQNSVDLVKRYARVEFDGVEVGESAALGSAEQTPAIIERQRQVALLLQCAEIVGILDTVLTMTNQWLVDRHSFGRPLASYQALKHRAADMKMWFEAARATTAGAVAAVAERSAEAPKLVSVAKAYVAERAPVMLQDCVQLHGGIGVTWEHDLHLYLRRAALYRAMYGSPEDHHRAVYALSRKTRATEEIGA, encoded by the coding sequence ATGACCGATGTGGCAAATCCCGAACAGATGCTGTTCGCCTCCACCGCGCAGGCCTTCCTGGAAAAGGAGGTGCCGCTGACCCGAGTGCGTCAGCTGCACGCCGAGGGCATCGCGTTCGATTCCCGATGGTGGGGCCGCGCAGCTGAATTGGGATGGGCCAGCCTGCTGGTGCCCGAGGAGCTGGGCGGCGGCAGTCCGTCCGGGGACGGCGTCACCGACCTGGCCCTACTCGCCGAGCAGGCCGGGCGCACTGTGGCGCCCGGGCCGCTGCACCCGGTCAGCATCGTGCTGGCCGGTCTGGTCGAGGCTCCCGGCGGGCATGAGGAATTGATCGAAGCGCTGGTGTCCGGCGAGACGGTGGCTTCCTGGGCGGTCTATGAGCCCACCCGGCCGTTCGGCGCCCTCCAGTCCGCCGGCGGCGTCGCCACCACGGCCACCCGCACCGGATCGGGATACCGGATCGACGGCGTCAAGGACCGTGTCGAGGCCGGCGACCAGAGCGGCGCGGTGCTCGTGGTCGCCGTCTGCGACGGTCAGATCCGGCAGTTCGTGGTCCCCGTCGACGCGGCCGGGGTCACCGTCACGCCGCAGAACTCGGTGGATCTGGTCAAGCGTTACGCCCGAGTGGAATTCGACGGTGTCGAGGTCGGCGAATCCGCCGCGCTGGGTTCGGCCGAGCAGACCCCGGCGATCATCGAACGCCAGCGTCAGGTGGCCCTGCTGCTGCAGTGCGCCGAAATCGTCGGGATCCTCGACACCGTGCTCACGATGACCAATCAGTGGCTGGTCGACCGACACAGTTTCGGTCGCCCGCTGGCGTCATACCAGGCGCTCAAACACCGCGCCGCCGACATGAAGATGTGGTTCGAAGCCGCGCGCGCCACCACGGCGGGGGCCGTGGCCGCGGTGGCCGAACGCTCCGCGGAAGCGCCGAAGCTCGTCAGCGTCGCGAAAGCCTATGTGGCCGAACGTGCTCCGGTGATGTTGCAGGACTGTGTGCAACTGCATGGCGGCATCGGGGTGACCTGGGAACACGACCTGCACCTCTACCTGCGCAGGGCCGCCCTGTACCGGGCCATGTACGGCTCACCCGAAGACCACCACCGCGCGGTGTACGCGCTGAGCCGCAAGACCCGAGCCACCGAGGAGATTGGGGCATGA
- a CDS encoding acyl-CoA dehydrogenase family protein produces MTDTVSTPATTESVEDFALRARAWLAENMPPIDPQNPPFAVRAETESWQRAKELQKRLYEGGFAGICFPREYGGLGLDYAYQKAFNDECTAYEMPLILNTPSFTICGATILDMGSEEQKRERISAAIRGDEVLCQLLSEPSGGSDLAGVITRAERQGDTWIINGAKTWSTSAFAADYGLMLARTDWTVPKHEGLTMFLVPLNAPGITMRRITEVNGNEEFCEEFFDNLELPADAVVGEVNDGWTVASRQLHHERRAVGGGSEFASGTGAENANEMPPDHVGLAEATGQGDDARVQDLAGRALVRRIVKKQLIDHVGTAIGNGSLPPNAGTLIRLFHAETTELEVDTALAIAGTAGVVDEGSADVAGLLDIGVRYLSRQTGSLGGGSSEMARNVIGERILGFPREHAADRGVPFNQVKRNKS; encoded by the coding sequence ATGACCGACACCGTGAGCACCCCCGCCACCACTGAGTCTGTCGAAGACTTCGCCCTGCGAGCCAGGGCATGGCTGGCCGAGAACATGCCGCCCATCGACCCGCAGAACCCCCCGTTCGCGGTGCGCGCCGAGACCGAATCCTGGCAACGCGCAAAGGAACTGCAGAAGCGACTCTACGAAGGCGGATTCGCCGGTATCTGCTTCCCGCGGGAGTACGGCGGCCTGGGCCTGGATTACGCGTACCAGAAGGCGTTCAACGACGAATGCACGGCCTACGAGATGCCGCTGATTCTCAACACACCGTCGTTCACGATCTGCGGCGCGACGATTCTCGACATGGGCAGCGAAGAGCAGAAGCGGGAACGCATCTCGGCCGCGATCCGCGGCGACGAGGTGCTCTGCCAATTGTTGTCCGAGCCCAGCGGCGGATCGGATCTGGCCGGTGTGATCACCCGGGCCGAGCGTCAGGGTGACACATGGATCATCAACGGGGCCAAGACCTGGAGCACCAGTGCGTTCGCGGCCGACTACGGGCTGATGCTGGCCCGCACCGACTGGACCGTGCCCAAACACGAGGGCCTGACCATGTTCCTGGTGCCGCTGAATGCGCCGGGTATCACGATGCGCCGCATCACCGAGGTCAACGGCAACGAGGAGTTCTGCGAGGAGTTCTTCGACAACCTGGAGCTTCCCGCCGACGCCGTCGTGGGCGAGGTCAATGACGGCTGGACGGTTGCCTCGCGCCAGCTGCACCACGAACGTCGCGCTGTCGGTGGCGGTTCCGAATTCGCCAGTGGCACCGGGGCCGAGAACGCGAACGAGATGCCACCGGACCACGTCGGGCTGGCCGAGGCCACCGGCCAGGGTGACGATGCCCGGGTCCAGGATCTGGCCGGGCGCGCCCTGGTGCGACGCATCGTCAAGAAGCAACTCATCGACCACGTGGGCACCGCGATCGGCAACGGATCACTGCCGCCGAATGCCGGCACCTTGATCCGGCTGTTCCACGCCGAGACAACCGAACTCGAGGTGGATACCGCGCTGGCCATCGCGGGTACCGCCGGTGTGGTCGACGAGGGCTCGGCGGATGTGGCCGGCCTGCTCGACATCGGTGTGCGCTACCTGTCGCGTCAGACCGGGTCGCTGGGCGGCGGCAGCTCGGAGATGGCGCGCAATGTGATCGGTGAGCGGATTCTCGGCTTCCCCCGCGAACACGCTGCCGACCGCGGCGTGCCGTTCAATCAGGTCAAGCGCAACAAGAGCTGA
- a CDS encoding TetR/AcrR family transcriptional regulator — protein MRNSATKRADSKQESQDRILDAAARRLREEGLTGAGIAAVMRDAGLTHGAFYSHFGTKDELASAAFAHAIGTGRPRWIKPARGESWRARLTGLAKRYLTTAHRDDLATSCAFATLGSEAARGSDEFRAAYERELRASLSAICDDDADPARFDEAIALMALCVGGMTLSRAVADPEFSARILRCARAAAAKVAGDQPH, from the coding sequence ATGCGAAATTCAGCGACGAAGCGCGCCGACAGCAAGCAGGAGTCTCAGGACCGGATCCTGGATGCCGCCGCACGCAGGCTGCGTGAAGAGGGATTGACCGGCGCCGGCATCGCTGCGGTCATGCGCGATGCCGGGCTCACCCACGGCGCCTTCTACTCCCACTTCGGCACCAAGGACGAGCTCGCGAGCGCGGCCTTCGCCCATGCCATCGGCACCGGCCGTCCACGGTGGATCAAGCCCGCGCGCGGTGAATCCTGGCGGGCCCGCCTGACTGGCCTGGCGAAGCGCTACCTCACCACGGCACATCGCGACGACCTGGCGACCAGCTGCGCATTCGCCACCCTGGGCTCCGAGGCAGCCCGTGGATCCGACGAATTTCGCGCCGCCTACGAACGTGAGCTGCGGGCGTCGCTGTCCGCGATCTGCGACGACGACGCCGATCCCGCACGCTTCGACGAGGCCATCGCATTGATGGCGCTCTGTGTCGGCGGCATGACCCTGTCCAGGGCAGTCGCCGACCCCGAGTTCTCCGCGCGCATCTTGCGTTGTGCGCGGGCCGCCGCCGCCAAAGTTGCCGGAGACCAACCACATTGA
- a CDS encoding haloalkane dehalogenase, translating into MLSAEPYGKLQYTEINGKQMAYIDEGEGGDVSAIVFQHGNPTSSYLWRNVMPHLEGLGRLVACDLIGMGGSDKLDDSGPDRYHYAEQRDYLFKLWDSLDLGDRVVLVLHDWGSALGFDWANQHRDRVAGIAYMEAIASPMTWEDWPDPVREVFQGFRSPNGESMVLEQNMFVEAVLPGAIRRTLTDEEMDYYRGPFREPGEGRRPTLSWPRSIPVDGEPADVVATVEDYGNWLKTSDVPKLFVNAEPGAIVRGRIREFVRTWPNQTEVTVAGSHFIQEDSPAEIGAAIADFVRRLGD; encoded by the coding sequence ATGCTCAGCGCTGAACCGTACGGAAAGCTGCAGTACACCGAGATCAACGGGAAGCAGATGGCGTACATCGACGAGGGAGAAGGCGGTGACGTTTCGGCCATCGTGTTCCAGCACGGCAATCCCACCTCGTCGTACCTGTGGCGCAACGTGATGCCGCACCTGGAAGGCCTCGGCCGGCTGGTGGCGTGCGATCTGATCGGCATGGGCGGGTCGGACAAGCTCGACGATTCCGGGCCGGACCGCTACCACTATGCGGAGCAGCGCGACTATCTGTTCAAGCTCTGGGACTCACTGGATCTGGGAGACCGGGTGGTGCTCGTCCTGCACGACTGGGGATCTGCTCTTGGCTTCGACTGGGCCAATCAGCATCGCGACCGCGTAGCCGGCATCGCCTACATGGAGGCCATCGCATCGCCGATGACATGGGAGGATTGGCCCGACCCGGTGCGGGAGGTCTTCCAGGGCTTCCGCTCCCCCAATGGCGAGTCGATGGTCTTGGAACAGAACATGTTTGTCGAAGCCGTCCTTCCTGGAGCGATCCGGCGCACATTGACCGACGAGGAGATGGACTACTACCGCGGGCCGTTCCGCGAGCCGGGCGAGGGCCGCCGCCCCACGCTGTCGTGGCCGCGGAGCATCCCGGTCGACGGCGAGCCCGCCGACGTCGTCGCGACAGTCGAGGACTACGGCAACTGGCTCAAGACCAGCGACGTCCCCAAACTCTTCGTCAACGCCGAACCTGGCGCGATCGTCCGCGGGCGCATCCGTGAATTCGTTCGGACCTGGCCGAATCAGACCGAGGTGACGGTGGCCGGTTCGCATTTCATCCAGGAGGACAGCCCAGCCGAGATCGGTGCGGCCATCGCGGACTTCGTTCGCCGACTCGGCGACTGA
- a CDS encoding Rv2578c family radical SAM protein, whose protein sequence is MRWDGQAVGVDDGALPGLQRVGFVRSVRSPQFEGMTFHEVLCKSALNKVPAASALPFRFTVNGYRGCSHACRYCFARPTHEYLDLDCGSDFDTQVVVKTNVAEVLRRELRRPSWTREAVALGTNTDPYQRAEGRYALMPGIIGALADSRTPFSILTKGTLLRRDLGLVADASRRVPVSVAVSLAVGDDDLHREVEPGTPSPQARLGLISAIRDAGLDCHVMVAPVLPHLTDSVEHLDALLGRIAAAGANGVTVFGLHLRGSTRGWFMDWLARTRPDLVGEYQRLYRRGAYLPADYRDMLRARAAPLVARHGLARTARMTPAPAPAPAIVGEPAVAQPTLF, encoded by the coding sequence GTGCGCTGGGATGGGCAGGCGGTGGGTGTCGACGACGGTGCATTGCCCGGCCTGCAGCGGGTCGGATTCGTACGCAGCGTCCGCTCGCCGCAGTTCGAGGGGATGACCTTCCATGAGGTGCTGTGCAAATCAGCCCTCAACAAGGTGCCTGCGGCCTCCGCGCTGCCGTTTCGCTTCACGGTCAACGGCTATCGCGGCTGTAGTCATGCCTGCCGTTACTGCTTCGCCCGTCCCACTCATGAGTACCTGGACCTGGACTGCGGGTCGGACTTCGACACCCAGGTCGTGGTCAAGACCAACGTCGCCGAGGTGCTGCGCCGCGAACTGCGTCGCCCATCCTGGACCCGGGAGGCGGTCGCGCTGGGCACCAACACCGACCCCTATCAGCGGGCCGAGGGCCGGTATGCGCTGATGCCCGGGATCATCGGGGCGCTGGCGGATTCCCGAACCCCGTTTTCCATTCTCACCAAGGGCACGCTGCTGCGTCGGGACCTCGGATTGGTGGCCGACGCGTCCCGCCGGGTACCGGTCAGTGTCGCGGTGTCACTGGCGGTCGGCGACGACGATCTGCACCGCGAGGTCGAACCGGGAACGCCGTCGCCGCAGGCTCGCCTCGGTCTGATCTCGGCGATTCGCGACGCGGGCCTGGACTGTCATGTCATGGTCGCCCCGGTGTTGCCGCATCTGACTGATTCCGTCGAGCATCTCGATGCGCTGCTCGGCCGGATCGCGGCGGCCGGTGCCAACGGGGTGACCGTGTTCGGTCTGCATCTGCGCGGTTCCACCCGCGGCTGGTTCATGGATTGGCTGGCACGCACGCGTCCTGACCTGGTCGGTGAATACCAGCGGCTGTATCGGCGCGGGGCGTACCTGCCCGCGGACTACCGCGACATGCTGCGGGCGCGTGCCGCGCCTTTGGTCGCCCGGCACGGCCTGGCTCGCACCGCGCGGATGACGCCGGCGCCGGCTCCCGCTCCGGCGATCGTCGGGGAGCCGGCGGTCGCGCAGCCGACGCTGTTCTGA
- a CDS encoding alpha/beta fold hydrolase, with product MTFTPPQPDTVEYARAGTTLSHRVRPGTGTPLVLVPGVMADAATWQPVVDAVELPNPVVTLNRRGRAPSGALGADYSVGVEVADLRHVLDRLGHAHLFGWSYGALVALEAALGTAQVRSVTAYEPVSRPFAPDVVPQLRRAITAGDLDQAVALINTEVSGFSAEYVADLRGGPAWPVLRRLAVPLGEELAAINAYQPALDRYRQLGMPVTLILGALNENRAPYGSAFAPFAAALPQAHVARLPGQGHLAHVEAPADLARAITAAVREAEANR from the coding sequence ATGACATTCACGCCACCGCAACCGGACACGGTCGAGTACGCCCGCGCCGGAACGACGCTGAGCCATCGGGTCCGGCCCGGTACCGGGACTCCACTGGTGCTCGTCCCCGGGGTCATGGCCGACGCAGCGACGTGGCAACCGGTGGTGGACGCCGTCGAGCTACCCAATCCGGTGGTCACCCTGAACCGGCGCGGCCGTGCCCCCAGCGGTGCTCTCGGCGCCGACTATTCGGTGGGCGTCGAGGTCGCCGACCTACGGCACGTCCTCGACCGGCTCGGCCATGCCCACCTGTTCGGCTGGAGTTACGGCGCGCTGGTCGCGCTGGAAGCCGCGCTTGGCACCGCCCAGGTCCGTTCGGTGACCGCATACGAACCGGTCAGCCGCCCCTTCGCCCCAGACGTCGTCCCCCAGCTTCGCCGCGCCATCACCGCCGGGGATCTCGATCAGGCGGTCGCGCTGATCAATACCGAGGTGTCCGGATTCTCTGCCGAGTACGTCGCCGACCTACGCGGCGGCCCCGCGTGGCCGGTCCTACGGCGGCTCGCCGTCCCGCTGGGCGAAGAACTGGCCGCGATCAATGCGTATCAACCGGCTCTCGACCGCTACCGACAGCTCGGTATGCCGGTGACACTCATCCTCGGCGCCCTGAATGAGAACCGGGCGCCGTACGGTAGCGCCTTTGCGCCGTTCGCGGCCGCGTTACCTCAGGCACATGTCGCCCGACTGCCAGGGCAAGGCCACCTGGCGCACGTCGAAGCACCGGCCGATCTCGCACGCGCGATCACGGCTGCAGTCCGCGAAGCCGAGGCCAATAGATGA
- the urtA gene encoding urea ABC transporter substrate-binding protein gives MRVPGRVPLRRSTLAAGSVIAAASLLLAGCGSRASETDSANAASCVDTSGPKIKVGSLNSLSGTMAISEVTVRDAIKLAVEEINTKGGVLGKQIELIGEDGASEPTVFAEKAEKLISSDCVAAVFGGWTSSSRKAMLPVFESANALLYYPVQYEGLESSKNIFYTGATTNQQIVPALDYLKEKGVKSLYLVGSDYVFPQTANRIIKAYAKDNGIEIKGEDYTPLGSTDFSTIVNKVRSADADAVFNTLNGDSNVAFFREYKNVGLTPQEMPVVSVSIAEEEVGGIGVQNVTGQLTAWNYYQTIDTPVNNAFVKAYKDFVKDPKKPTSDPMEAAYVSVYLWKNTVEKAKSFDVTAIQDNADGVSFDAPEGKVTIDGENHHITKTARIGEIRPDGLIYTIWESKGPIEPDPYLKSYPWAAGLSG, from the coding sequence ATGCGAGTTCCAGGACGTGTCCCGTTGCGTCGGTCAACGTTAGCCGCAGGGAGTGTGATCGCAGCTGCCAGCCTGCTATTGGCCGGCTGCGGCAGTCGGGCGAGCGAAACCGACTCAGCAAACGCGGCATCCTGTGTGGACACATCCGGCCCCAAGATCAAAGTCGGATCGTTGAACTCGCTGTCGGGCACGATGGCCATTTCCGAGGTGACGGTGCGCGACGCGATCAAGCTCGCGGTCGAGGAGATCAACACCAAGGGCGGCGTCTTGGGCAAACAGATCGAGCTGATCGGCGAGGACGGAGCCTCCGAGCCCACGGTGTTCGCTGAAAAGGCCGAGAAGCTGATCAGCAGCGATTGTGTGGCGGCGGTGTTCGGCGGCTGGACCTCCTCGAGCCGCAAGGCCATGCTCCCGGTGTTCGAGAGCGCCAACGCCCTGCTGTACTACCCGGTGCAGTACGAGGGGCTGGAGTCGAGCAAGAACATCTTCTACACCGGCGCCACCACCAACCAGCAGATCGTCCCGGCGCTGGACTATCTGAAGGAGAAGGGCGTCAAGTCGCTCTATCTCGTGGGCAGCGACTACGTCTTCCCGCAGACGGCAAACCGGATCATCAAGGCCTACGCCAAGGACAACGGCATCGAGATCAAGGGCGAGGACTACACGCCACTGGGCTCGACCGACTTCTCCACCATCGTCAACAAGGTCCGCAGTGCCGACGCCGACGCCGTGTTCAACACCCTCAACGGTGACTCCAACGTGGCGTTCTTCCGCGAGTACAAGAACGTGGGCCTGACCCCGCAGGAAATGCCCGTCGTCTCGGTCTCCATCGCCGAGGAAGAGGTCGGCGGTATCGGCGTGCAGAACGTCACCGGCCAGCTGACCGCGTGGAACTACTACCAGACCATCGACACCCCGGTGAACAACGCCTTCGTCAAGGCCTACAAGGACTTCGTCAAGGATCCGAAGAAGCCCACCTCAGATCCGATGGAAGCCGCCTACGTATCGGTGTACTTGTGGAAGAACACCGTCGAGAAGGCCAAGTCGTTCGACGTCACGGCGATTCAGGACAACGCCGACGGCGTCAGCTTCGACGCCCCGGAGGGCAAGGTCACGATCGACGGCGAGAACCACCACATCACCAAGACCGCGCGGATCGGCGAAATCCGGCCCGACGGACTGATTTACACGATCTGGGAGTCCAAGGGACCGATCGAGCCCGACCCGTACCTGAAGTCCTACCCGTGGGCCGCGGGGCTGTCCGGCTAG
- the urtB gene encoding urea ABC transporter permease subunit UrtB, producing the protein MDILIGQLATGLSLGSILLLAALGLSLTFGQMGVINMAHGEFIMAGCYTAYVVQQVITNAGASLLISLLVGFLVGGAMGALLEVTLIRRMYHRPLDTLLVTFGVGLILQQVARDIFGAPAVNVVAPEWLSGGVEILGAVVPKTRIFILVLAVVCVAVLATVLKTSPMGRRIRAVVQNRDLAETSGISSRRTDITTFFIGSGLAAVAGVALTLIGSTSPTIGQSFLIDAFLVVVVGGLGQIKGTVIAALALGFLNSFIEYSTTASLAKVIVFAIIVIFLQVRPQGLFTVRTRSLV; encoded by the coding sequence ATGGACATCCTGATCGGCCAGCTGGCAACAGGATTGAGCCTCGGCTCAATCCTGTTGCTGGCCGCGCTCGGACTCTCCCTGACCTTCGGCCAGATGGGCGTCATCAACATGGCGCACGGCGAATTCATCATGGCCGGCTGCTACACCGCCTATGTGGTGCAGCAGGTCATCACCAACGCCGGTGCCTCACTGTTGATTTCGCTACTGGTCGGGTTCCTCGTCGGCGGCGCCATGGGCGCCCTGTTGGAGGTGACGCTGATCCGGCGGATGTATCACCGTCCACTGGACACGCTGCTGGTCACCTTCGGTGTCGGGCTGATCCTGCAGCAGGTGGCCCGTGACATCTTCGGCGCGCCTGCGGTCAACGTGGTTGCCCCGGAATGGCTCTCGGGCGGGGTCGAGATTCTGGGCGCCGTGGTGCCCAAGACCCGCATCTTCATCCTGGTGCTGGCCGTCGTGTGTGTGGCGGTGCTCGCCACGGTGCTCAAGACCAGTCCGATGGGCCGGCGGATCCGGGCAGTGGTGCAGAACCGCGATCTGGCCGAGACCAGCGGTATCTCGTCACGCAGAACCGACATCACCACCTTCTTCATCGGATCCGGGCTGGCCGCGGTGGCCGGTGTGGCGCTCACGCTGATCGGCTCGACCAGTCCGACCATCGGCCAGAGCTTCCTGATCGACGCCTTCCTGGTGGTGGTGGTCGGTGGGCTGGGCCAGATCAAGGGCACCGTGATCGCGGCATTGGCCCTCGGTTTCCTGAACTCGTTCATCGAATACAGCACCACAGCGTCGCTGGCCAAGGTGATCGTGTTCGCCATCATCGTGATCTTCCTGCAGGTACGCCCGCAGGGGTTGTTCACGGTCCGGACCAGGAGTCTCGTGTGA